Part of the Flavobacterium sp. MDT1-60 genome, GTTTTTCAATTCCAATAATGTAGAAATGGTAATTGAAGAAACTTTCCTGAAAATGCTTTACGAAAAAGAGCTGATAAAAAAAGAATATGAAACTTTTTCATCGAGTACGTCTCTGGATAGCAGTTTTGAAATGCTGATTAGTATTGGTGGTGACGGAACAATTTTGAGAGCAGCAACTTTAGTTCGTAATTCGGGAGTACCCATTTTAGGAATCAACGCTGGAAGATTAGGTTTTTTAGCTACCGTTCAAAAAGAAAAAATTGACAGCTTTTTACAATTTGTAATAGATAAAAAATACACTACCTCAGAAAGAACATTATTGAGTCTGACTTGTGAACCTCAAAATGATGCAATTGCAGAAATGAATTTTGCCATGAACGAAGTAACTGTCAGTCGAAAAGATACAACTTCGATGATTACTGTTGAAACTTACCTGAATAATGAGTATTTAAATTCTTATTGGGCAGACGGATTAATCATCTCAACACCAACAGGTTCTACCGGATATTCTCTGAGTTGTGGCGGCCCGATATTAACTCCTAATGTTGCAAGTTTAGTAATTACACCAATTGCACCACACAACTTAACAGCAAGACCCTTAGTAATACCTGATGATACCGAAATAAAGCTTCGTGTTTCCGGAAGAGAAGATCAGTATTTAATTTCGTTAGATTCAAGAATTTCATCTGTAAAAAACGAATCGGTTTTAACCATCAAAAAAACAGATTACAAAATAAAAATGGTCGAAATTCCAGGCGAAACTTTCTTAAAAACCCTTAGAAATAAATTACTTTGGGGAGAAGATAAAAGGAATTAGGCTTTTTTCTTATTCTCTACTATACGATAATACCACATTTTCTCGTTCTGCATGTAGTGAATCATCATTAAATGTCTCAAAATCATATCGTAAATTGAAAAAAAAGCACATTTAACCAAAGGAACGTTGATTCGTATCGATAATTATTATATTTGCACGCAATTTTGAATTAAATGAAGAAAATTTTTAATTTATTGTTATGTTTTTTCCCCTTTATCACACTAAATGCTCAAATCAATGAGATAGGTGTTTTTCTAGGCGGAAGCAACTTTGTAGGCGACGTAGGAAACACAACTTATATTGCTCCTGAAAAACTAGCTTTTGGTATTTTGTATAAATGGAACAAAAGCCCACGCCATGCGTATCGCTTCTCCTACACTCAATCTACAATTGCAGGAAACGACAAAGATTCAGAAGAAACAGGAAGAAGCAACAGAGGTTATAGTTTTGAAAATACTGTAAAAGAGTTTTCTGCCGGATTAGAATTTAACTTCTTCGATTTTAATCTTCATGATTATCATCCAAAAGTTACTCCTTATATATATTCGGGATTAAGTTACTTTTTATATGACGAATTGTATATAAGCGGAGGGCAAACCAGAAAAGATAAAAATTCAAGTTCAATTGCTATCCCTATGACGTTAGGTATAAAATCAAACATCACTCCTCACTTTGTTATTGGAGCAGAGGTTGGTGCCCGTTATACCTTTACTGATGATTTGGACGGAAGTAATCCGGGCAATGATAATTTAAAATCGTTGCGTTTCGGAAATTTAAATAATAATGATTGGTATGTTTTCTCTGGTATTACTTTAACCTATACCTTTGGACAAAAACCTTGCTATTGCGCAGAATAACAAAATGAACTTACTAGACTCTATAGATCAAACAAATTTACCCAAACATTTAGCCATTATCATGGACGGAAATGGGCGTTGGGCCAAACAACAAGGCTTTTTACGTGCCTTTGGTCATGAAAATGGAACCAAATCGGTAAAAAAAAACAATTACTACTTGCGCCAAACTTGGTATTGAGTATTTAACGCTTTATGCTTTTTCAACAGAAAACTGGAATCGTCCTAAACTAGAAGTTGAAGCATTAATGAAAATATTGATTAATTCATTAAAAAAAGAACTTGTTACGCTGCAAGAAAACAATATAAAACTTAACGCTATTGGAAATCTCGAAAAGCTGCCAAAATCAGCTCAAAGGGAACTTTTAGACGTTATCGATAAGACAAAAAATAATACGCGTCTCACTCTAACTCTCGCCTTAAGCTACGGATCACGTGAAGAATTGGTAAATGCTGTTAGAATCATCAGTGATAAAGTTAAAAATAATATAATTTCATTAGACGCTATTGACGATTCAATTATAAATGAGCATCTTTACACGCAAAATTTACCTGACGTAGATTTATTAATACGAACAAGTGGAGAACATAGAATAAGTAATTTTTTGCTATGGCAGATCGCCTATGCAGAATTATATTTTACTAATGTCTTGTGGCCAGACTTTAAAGATCAAGATTTATATGAGGCTATTATTAGTTA contains:
- a CDS encoding NAD kinase gives rise to the protein MKVAIYGQYYQNSTEPIIKDIFQFFNSNNVEMVIEETFLKMLYEKELIKKEYETFSSSTSLDSSFEMLISIGGDGTILRAATLVRNSGVPILGINAGRLGFLATVQKEKIDSFLQFVIDKKYTTSERTLLSLTCEPQNDAIAEMNFAMNEVTVSRKDTTSMITVETYLNNEYLNSYWADGLIISTPTGSTGYSLSCGGPILTPNVASLVITPIAPHNLTARPLVIPDDTEIKLRVSGREDQYLISLDSRISSVKNESVLTIKKTDYKIKMVEIPGETFLKTLRNKLLWGEDKRN
- a CDS encoding DUF6089 family protein encodes the protein MKKIFNLLLCFFPFITLNAQINEIGVFLGGSNFVGDVGNTTYIAPEKLAFGILYKWNKSPRHAYRFSYTQSTIAGNDKDSEETGRSNRGYSFENTVKEFSAGLEFNFFDFNLHDYHPKVTPYIYSGLSYFLYDELYISGGQTRKDKNSSSIAIPMTLGIKSNITPHFVIGAEVGARYTFTDDLDGSNPGNDNLKSLRFGNLNNNDWYVFSGITLTYTFGQKPCYCAE